The Brevibacillus choshinensis genome includes the window CGTTTCAATGACTTGCACATTCGTTAACGAGATTCTTTTTTAGGCGATCGATCTACGAGTCGAGGATTGGCAGGCACGTTGTTTTCGGATGGATCTTCCTCCACAAATCGCTTGAGAGCTTGCATTTTATTCTCCCAAAAACGCTCGTAGTACGACAGCCAGTCCTTCAGTTCCAGCAAAGGCTCAGGCTGCATGCGGTATCTCGTCTCGCGCCCCACCTTTTGCTCTTTGACCAGACCTGCTTCTGATAAGACTCGCAGATGCTTGGAAACGGCAGTCCGACTCATGGGAAAATGTCCGCTGATCGTGGTGACCGACATTTCCTGCTCGACTAGCAAATGTAAAAGCTGGCGTCGGGTAGGGTCGGCGATGGCTTGAAAGACATCATGCTTAGCGGCAGATGAGTTCATTATTGCTCCACGAATTGGCGCAGTTTAGGCAGTACAGAAGAATCCCAGCCTTGGTTCATGCGATCTCTGACAACCGTGTGTGTTTCGCCCACTTCAGTGACGGTGTCTTCGGACCATCCAGAATGGATCAGCGTAAATTCAGTTTTCCCATCCAGATCCTTCAACGAAAAGGTGACGACCCAGTCCTTGCCCCACGAAAAAACGAGGCGATTGGGGGGATCCAGCTCTTTTACCTCGCAGGGTGAGTCTCCATAAGGTGAAAAAATCGTGAAGGTCTGTCCTTCAATGGCTTGAAAATTGTTTGGCATAAACCAAGCGGCAATCCCTTCTGCAGTAGAAACAGCTTGCCATACTTTTTGCAAAGGAGCTTCAAATACGAGTGTCTGAACGATATCAGGAATCGTTCCGTTGGCATGGTTTGACATGAGTAACCTCCATATGAATGAAATCAGTAGCAGACAAATCAAAAAGCGAAACCAAAACGTTTCGCGTTTATTATAGGAAACCAATTGGTTTCGCGTCAAGTAGTTTCCGTTTACCAGATTGCTTGCTCACCGTTACAATAGGGGGAGATGAGAAAAGTAGCCAAGGGGAGGAGCACATGTTTACCATTTCAACATTGAGCACATTCATTATCATTGTCATCGGACTGTTTTTGATACCTGGACCAGCTGTTCTATTGACTGCTACTCGCACGGTACAGGGCGGACGCCAGGCAGGTATAATGGCTGGACTCGGCATTGCTACGGGAGATTTCATCCATACGTTATTTGCGGCAATCGGATTGTCCGCCATCTTGATGACGTCCGCGACGGCTTTTCAGGTCGTCAAATTTGCTGGAGCCGGTTACTTGCTTTACCTGGGTATACGCTCAATGCTCGAGAAGCCTACTGACCCTAGTCTGCCGCAAGTAGCGCCTATGTCCAACCTACGCATGTATAGTCAAGCCATTTTGATTGAGGTGCTAAACCCGAAAACCGCCCTATTCTTTTTAGCGTTTCTACCTCAGTTTGTTCATCCGGAGAACGGGGCATCGTTCCTACAGTTTTTGGTGCTTGGGTTGCTTTTTGTGGCGCTGAGTATCATGTACACAACGCTGATCGCAGTGAGTGTTCGTCAGCTAGGGAGGCTGGTCAAACGGGTGCCTTGGATGGGACGCTGGAGTGGGAAATTAGTCGGTGTTATTTATATCGGTCTGGGATTGAAAGTGGCATTTCAGAGTCGCTAATGAGGGTTTCTTAGTGAAAATACATAGAAGCAGGTGATCGAATGAGCAAGATGTTTCAGGATGTCATTTCGACCGAAGAGCAATTTGCTGAATTACGTTCGGTGTATGGTCAGCCGGGTGAGCGTGCTGCCAAAAAAGTCATCTCTTATCTCGACCAGCACTGCCGAGATTTCATTGCCAAGTCACCCTTTCTATCCATGGCTACCTCTCACGCAAACGGCCAATGCGATGTTTCGCCACGAGGAGATCAGCCAGGTTTTGTGCTCGTTCTCGATGATCATCACCTGTTCATTCCGGAGCGGCCAGGAAATCGGCGATTGGATTCCGTACAGAACATCATTTCAAACCCTCAGGTCGGACTGCTGTTTCTCATTCCGGGCTTAGGAGAGACGCTACGAATCAACGGGAAAGCTTTTGTCTGTCGGGATCAGGAGCTTCTCGAAAAAACCGCAGTAAACGGTCGTAGCCCTTTGTTCGGGATTGGAGTAGAGATCGAGGAGTGCTATGCGCACTGTGCCAAAGCCATCATTCGATCGGGACTATGGAAATCGGACTCTTGGTTGTCGGAGGAGCTACTGCCCTCAATGCCGCAAATGTACGTCGACCATTGCAAGATCCCGACGATGACCGCGGAGCAAGTGGAAAAGGAATTAAACGAAAGCTACACGAAACGCTTGTATTGAGGGGAATGCTTCTAGAGGCTATTCACATTACAGACAGGTAAAGAAGTCGTGATTCGACTCGGACAACGTAACCTTTGGTGCCTAAGCATGTTTATTGGGATGGATATTGATTAGAATGCTTGTAGCCATTTCATATTCGGGAGCCGACTTCCTATGAGAAGTTGGCTTTTTTTATTTGTTAATACATTCGTGAGTTTTACGTATTAGCTATTGTAAGACTCCTACAAACAAATTGCGCAATTTGTTCATGACGAGAGGAAGGGAGGAGAAACAGGTGGAGATCGTCCAAGTACCATCAGGATTTTGCCAAAGCCAGCAAAGCGATACGCATGACAGACTCATTGCCTCAGAGGAATTTACGCAAATCTATGATGCGTACTATACGCGTATCTATAAATATGTTTGCTATCGAATCAATAACCACTACGCGGCAGAAGAAATATGCAGTCATATCTTTGAAGTGGTTATTTCCAAATACAGTAGCTTCTCACCGGAAAAATCGAATTTTGAAGTGTGGCTGTTTGCGATTGCGAGAAATGCCGTGACGGATTACTTTCGCTCACTGAAGAAAAAGAGGGCTGTCTTTTCACTGGATTCCATCTTGGATATGGTCCTAGCCAAGCCATCACCCGAAGACATGGTGATCCAGGGCGACAACAACCGAGCCTTGTTTCTGGCACTCGCTAAGCTGAGTGACAAGGAGAGAAATATCATTGCCATGAAATACGCAGCGGGACTAAAAAACTCGGAAATTGCAGAACTCTTGGGTGTTAGTGGTTCAAATATTGGGGTGGTTCTCTACAGAAGTTTAAAAAAGCTGCAAAAAGAACTGGATAAAGGAGGGTTCCTGTATGAATAAGAAGCAGGATCTGAGTGAATTCCGTAAAGTGGCTGACTTGCTCAAAAGTGCTGAAGTCGATGACAGCGAGCACAAGGATCGGATTTACAAGCGCCTGAAATTCAAGCTAGAAGCAGGAACCATACAAAAATTTGATTCCAAACTAGAAGAGGATGGGATACTCATGAGAAAAAATAAATGGAAATCGATCACGGTAAGTGCTGTTGCTGTCATCATTCTTTGCGGTGCATTTTCGACTACCTCATTTGCGCAAGGGATGATTCAATCGATTTTGGCACGTTTCCAGGTTGGGAACATGGAAATCACTCAATATGATAGAGAGCTGCCTGTAGTGAAGGAAAACAGTTCTGTAGATAACAAACGAGAAGAAGCAACTGTTGGCCCTGCGCCGGTTTCTCCCGATTCCCCAGAAAAAACACAAGGAGGAGTGGCTCCGAAAAAAATGACGGTGAAAGAAGCTCGTGAGGCTTTGGGAATCAATTTCCCTGCACCAGGCTGGATGTCGGATTATCAATACGTGAACAGTGTCATTCAAGGGAAACAAATGGTCGAGGTGCAATATGCAAAGGGAGACGAGATCATTTCGTTGTTGATCTCAACTGGGTCGAAAAACGGTATCGGCACTACGGATCCAGTCAAAATCGAAACCATTAGCGGGCATAAAGTCTATTTTGCAAACGGAATTGTGATCTGGGAGCATGAAGGATTCACCTACGAGATGTATCAAATGGCCGAGAAGGATTTTGATCATGGGACAATCGGGAAAATCATTGATTCGTTGTCTGTGGAAAGCAAGTAAAAGAGTGAAATCAGCGTAAAGGAGGACAAGCCAGTCGAACACGGCGTGATTCGTGTTTTGACTGGCTATTTGTAGATTTACCGGATTATTTCGTTGTGGGAAAAACGTACAATCTGGAAGTGGAATCACTCAGTTTGGAGGGAGAAATAAAGAAAGTGGAGTTCGCTTTTGCGGGTGGTACCAATGAAGCGGTGCAGAATATCGAAACGGTTTTGACCAAGAACGGAAAATACTACAAGATCACAGGTGACTTCACGCCCAAGAAAAAAGGGAACTATACGTTGAAGTGCACGGTTGGAGCGGGAGACGAGGAGAGTTCTTATACGATTGATTCGATTACGACAAAGATAAGGGTCCTAAATGAGGGAGAAATATTTGCTCCTGCTGACCCGGTGGAATCGAAAATGATGATTTCGACCAACCATTATGAAGTCGGGAAGACAGTAAAAATCACCGTATCGACTCCGAAAAAAGGAACTACATATGAGAATGCCCGTTTTGAACTCGTCCCCAATCCAGATGGTGGGGAAAAAGTGCAATCGATAAGAACCGTTTCCTTAAATAACAGTTATGCTACCACAGGCTATCTAACTCCCCAGCAAGAAGGGGAGTACAAGATCAACTTTCGAATGCTCATGAGTGATGACAATGGCAAACAGTGGGAAGGTATTGCAAGCAAAACAATCAAAGTGAAAAAGGTAGAGCCCAAGAAAATTAAAGTTACATTCATCCCTTTACTGGGTAATCCTAGTTTGCGTGAGGATGGCCAAGCAGTAGTCATCGCAAAAGTACCTAAATATTATGCAGATCAAGGCTATCGTGTCGATTGGTCAGACAATGTAACTGGTTTTGGTAAGCCTGCTTCATCAGACAATCTTAATACGTATATCGTTGGATTGTTCAAGGCAAATGAGGCGGGAGAACACAAAGTTACCTTCAAGGTTTCGCGGGACCAGCAGTGGATCGGGGAAGCAACCATGAAAATAGTTGTGACAGAGTGAAAATGAAAAAGGGAAAGCAAGGAATGGGAAGAGCCTCCTAGGGGGGCTTTTTTGCATGGACTCCTAAAACGAGAAGACAATTCTATCTCTTTATTTTTGCCTAATTATTGTAAAATGAATGTACGGTTGTTAGTAGAGAGGAGAAATTATTATCGACTAGTAGGCTCGTACGAAGTAATGCTGGATGCTCTATTTACAGGAAGGTGGTTTGAAGTCATGTCAAGTAAGTCAAATGAATCTGGAATCCTCGAAAAGCAAACATCAAGCATACGATGTATCATCGATTCCCCAGAAAAGCAAGAGGGGATATATAAACGGACGCTACTGATCGTGGTTCTGTCCCAGATCTTTGGCGGTGCTGGTCTTGCAGCAGGTGTCACGGTCGGGGCACTACTCGCCCAAGATATGCTGGGAACGGACAGTTTGGCAGGAATTCCTGCTGCCTTGCTCACCCTTGGGTCTGCCGTGGCCGCATTGCTCGTTGGGCGGATCTCACAAAGGCATGGACGTCGCGTTGGGCTTGCTGCAGGGTTCTTAGCAGGAGGCATTGGCGCTATTGGCGTGATTTTTGCAGCAATCGCTCAAAACGTTCCGTTGCTTTTTATTTCTCTGCTTATTTATGGCGCAGGAACGGCTACCAACCTACAAGCACGTTATGCAGGTACCGACTTGGCAAAGCCCAAGCAGCGAGCAACCGCAGTCAGTATTGCGATGGTGTCAACGACATTCGGTGCAGTAGCAGGTCCCAACCTGGTTGAAGTCATGGGCGGTTTCGCTACCTCACTGGGGATCCCAGCATTAGCAGGTCCCTTTATTTTAGGTGCTGCAGCCTTTATCCTGGCGGGTCTTGTGTTTCTGCTGTTTCTCCGACCTGATCCGTTGCTCGTAGCGAATGCCATATCGGAAGCACAGAAGGTCGATCAGCGTAACCTGTCAGACTGGCATACAAACAAAACGGCAACCAACAACCGAGGAATCATCGTTGGGGCAGTCGTCATGATTTTAACGCAAATTGTCATGGTCGCCATTATGACGATGACGCCGATCCACATGAAGCATCATGGACACGGATTGGGTGAGGTCGGATTGGTCATCAGTATTCATATTGGCGCGATGTACCTACCATCCCTCTTGACTGGCGTCCTCGTCGATAAGCTGGGTCGCACAGCGATGTCGTTTGCCTCAGGTGCCATTTTGCTTGCGGCAGGTGTTACAGCAGCGCTAGCCCCAGCCGATTCTATGGCACTTCTCATTACTGCTCTCGCGCTTCTGGGGCTGGGCTGGAACTTCGGGTTAATTAGTGGCACAGCACTTATTGTAGATGCCACGCACCCAAGCACACGAGCAAAGACACAGGGCACGATTGATGTCTTGATTGCTTTGGCAGGAGCATCGGGTGGAGCATTATCTGGGATGGTTGTCGCAAACGCCAGCTACGCAATACTCTCACTCGCGGGCGGTTTCCTTTCTCTGCTCCTGATACCAGTCGGCATATGGTACCACAGAAGTCAAAGTGTGGAAAAAACTGAAAGTATGACACTCTAAAAAATGCCGGTTACACCTGCGTGGTGATAACCGGATTTTTATGCAAAAATTGACAATTTCATAGGGAGGCTTTTATAGTTAGGAAGAAAAAAACAGAGAATAGAGGGAAAAGCGTTGGGGAAATTTTTTTTGTTTTCGTTTTTATGGTGGCTGACTGGGAATCCATTTGCCGCTCTGATAATCATTTTGCTCCTGTTATACTTTCTGGATCTTCGTTTTGTGCGATTGCTCCCTGACATCACCAAACCATACAGGAGATGGAGGCGCTTGAGCACTCTAAAAAACCAGCTGCGTCTCAATCCACATGACACCCCTGCCAAGCTGGAGGCAGCCCGTTTGCTCATGGAGAAACAGCAATTCGGGGAGGCATTGTCCTATTTGGAAGGAATCTCGTCATTGATGCAGGATTCTCCAGAATATTTGAGCGACAAGGGTATCTGCCTACTGAAGGTGAACCGTGTGGAAGAGGGTTTGCTCCTGATCGAGCAGGCATTGAAAGCCAATCCTAGGGTCAAATACGGAGAACCGTACCTCAGAGTAGCAGAGGCACACGCGAAACAGAACCAGAGCGAAAAAGCTCTCGCAAGTCTAGAAGAACTGGCCAAGATCAATATGTCATCCTGCGAGGTTTACTACAAACAGGGAGTGCTGTATACCGAGCTGCAACAAAAAGAAAAAGCAAAGCAGGCCTACCAAGAAGCAGTGGAGGTTTATCGCGGATTGCCTTCCTACAAACGCCGGATGGAAAGACGCTGGGCGCTTCTGGCTTGGTTGAAAAAATGAAAATGAAATTTCGGAGCGTAAAGAAGTCTCTTCTCAATATGAGGACTTCTTTACGCTTACTTGGTTATCTCGGCCAGTCTGTCTGAAGAACTTACCCTTTAAGCCAAGCTGCTTCGTCCCCTCTGAAACAAACAGCCCCACCAAGGTAAGCGCTGCTCCTACTATCGCGATCCATGTGATTTTCTCATGCAAAATAAGCGAAGAGGCTACGATGGTAATCACCGGCACCAAATAAATATACAAACTTGTTTTTACCGCTCCTAAAATCCCCACGGCCCAGTTCCAACTTACAAAGCATAAGGCAGAAGCTGCAAAGCCCAAAAATAATAGATTTGATAAGTTGGGCACGCTAAGGAACCTCGAAAAGTCAAAGGTAGAGTCCAGAGTTAATAAAGCAGGTAGCATGAAGAGTAAACCGTAGAAAAACACCTTGCGCGTGCTACCCACGGTGTGATAGCCAAGTTTGCTTATTTTACGCATGAATACAGAATAAGCGGCCCAAACGATGGATGCAATAATAGCAAGTAAGTCTCCTAGAGGATTCAGCTGTAAAACAAAGCTGCCGTTACACATAATCAATGCAATCCCGATAATCGCGATAACAAAGCCTACCAAAAAGCGAGGACGTAATGTTTCTCCCTCCAAGCTGAAGTGGGCTAAAACAGCAGTAAAAAACGGTGAAATGGAAACGATCACACCGACATTGGAGGCAAACGTATAGGTAAGCGCGATATTTTCCAGTAAAAAGAACAAGGTAACGCCACACAGCCCCGCAATGATATAAAGCAGCTCCTCTTTAAAATCTCTTGTTTTGACTCGACGCGGGTATACAATCAGCAGTGTAAGATAGCCAATGATAAATCGAAAAAAGAGAATCTCAATAGAAGTAAAATCGACCAGCAATAGCTTGGTGGATATATAAGTCATGCCCCAAATCAGGATCGTAACGAATGCAGCCAGATGCCCCGCAGATATACGCTGAGTCTTCATTTAGCGATCTCCCTGCTGGTCGGCAATAGCGATTCTGTAACAGGTTCAAATATTTTCATGTATTGCTTAGGCGTTAATCCGATCATTTTTTTGAAGAAATTCGAAAAATGACTTTGGTTGCTAAAGCCAGTTTGAAAGGCTACCTCCATCGGCGGAACGCCTTGTTCCAACAGTTTTTTAGCATTTCCGATCCGAATGGTTTCAAGATAACTATAGGGGGAGATGCCATTTTGTTTGGTAAAAGAGCGCAGCAGATGATACTTGCTTATTTTCGTCAACTCACTCAACTGGTCTAGCGTAATTGGATTTGCGTAGTTTGATTCCAAATATTCACAGACCAATCTCAATTCAGAGGTAGGTTCTTGTGTGCAATGTTCCGGAACGGTATCGGAATATTCTTGTATGAGCTGCTCGATGAGAAACAGAAACAGCTCCTCTTTTTTGAAGGCACTGTCACCCTCAGAAATCATCAGATGAAGCTCTCGAAGCGAGGTTGCAAGTTCGCTGTGATAAAGAACCGTTTGTGTAAAGCGTGGTAGGTATTCCTTTCCTGTGATTTCCCATACGGCTTGGCGCATGATATCCTCAGGAATGTTAAGACTGCGATAGTCCAGCGTTTTCCCGTCCACCTGTTCACAGGTATGAGCATCACGTGGGTTAAAAATGATCACGTCGCCGGCGTTCGTGATATATTCCTGGTTTTTGCATAACAGATAACGCTTTCCCTTTTCGATAAAGCCCAAGACATAATAATCATGAAAATGATTTGGGAATTTCTGCATAATTCCTTGAAAACAATAAGCCTCAATTTTTAATTTCTTATCAAAAAAGACCGTCCGTACCTCATTGGCCATTCGTTATCCCCCCGTTGCTTGTTGATGTAGGGATAACATACCACACGAATGTTAGTGATTCTTGCATGATGTTGCTCAAAAGAAATTTGGTGACCAAACTGTTACCGTTAACGCAAAAAAGGCAGTGGCAGTCCAGGACTTTATGCTTCGTCCGTGACTGCTACTGCCTTTTTAGTTGGAGCTCTGATTTAAGACTTGTTCGGATCGTAATACGTTCCCAATCCAATCCACGCTTCTTCCAAGTCGGTCAACAAGCCTGTAGCCTTTTCGGAATCCTGATGGAACATGGAGCGCAGGATGGCCGTCAAGAGGGACATCGGTGCGACGAAGGATTCCATGTGTGAGGCGATACCTGTTGGTGTATACAAGACCTCATCCGCATATTGGACCAGCGGCGAAGAAGGATAGTCGGTGATGACGATGATCCGAGCACCACGCTTTTTCCCGATCGCGAGGCAATCTACGGTAAATCGCGTATACCGAGCAAAGCCGATCCCGACGATCACGTCCTCTGCTTGGAAACGATGGATCCGATCCACAGTTCGAGGATCTCCATTAAACAGGAGCGTGTCCTTGTTCAACAGATTCAGATAAAAATCAAAGAACGTTCCCAGTGCCAAGGCGCTGCGTGCGCTCACGATGCCGATCCGTTTGGCGGCCAAAAGCAGCTGTACAATCCGCTCAAGTGCATTGAGGTCGATCCGTTCCATCATCAGATTCAGGTTGTGAACATCCTCTTCAAAATGCTGCACGACCGTTTGCTGCTCGGCCTTGGTAATGCTGCGGGACAGCTGAAAGCGTTGGCCCGTCGTAAGTCGCGAGCGAACCATTTCCTGTAGCTCACGAGAGAGTCCGGGGAAGCCGGAAAAGCCGAGGAACGTGGCGAATCGCGTGACAGTAGATTCGCTCACGTTTGCCTCTCTGGCCATTTCCGCTACATTATAAAAGGCCGATGCCTCGGGATCACGCAAGATCACATCCGCGATCGCCTGCTGAGAAGGGCTCATCTGCGGGTACATATGGGACAACTTTTGCAATACGGTAGGGCGCAGGTTCAATGGATTCACTCCTGTCTTGCACAAATACTGCGATAAGTATACGACAGGAACGGAGGAGTGACAATTACACGCCTTACACGAGCGGATCTTGTTTGAGGGCGGCCATGCTTTTTTCAAAGGCATCCAATGTCGCTTTGATCTCGGCCGATCCGTGCGCAGCAGACATCGAGAAACGGTTCATCGGTTTAGAGTAGACGCCGTTTTCCATCAACAAGTAGTCGAGAGCGAGGCGCAGCTGGTTGTTGTTGTTGCCAAGATCGCGGTAATGGCCAACAGGTGCATGAGTTGCCAGGACATTAAAGATGGTACCTTCTCCGAGCGTTTGGAAAGGCAGTTCATATTGCTTGGCAAGAACGTCGATACCGGCGCGCAGCTCGTTGGTGTTTGCGACGAGCTGTGCAAAATTCCCAGGCTGTTTCAAGTAACGGATCGTAGCCAAACCAGCGGCAATGGACAACGGATTGCCATTGAATGTACCGCTGTGGAAGACGACCTCTGATTTTTTGCTGGAACGCAGCGGGGAGGACAGCTCCATGATAGAACGTTTTCCGCCCACGACTCCGATAGGAAAGCCGCCGCCCACTACTTTCCCCAGAGCGGTCAAATCAGGCTCCACGCCGTAAAAGGCTTGTGCTCCGCCTACCTCGATACGGAAGCCCGTTTTCACTTCGTCAAAAATTAGAATGATGCCCAATTGAGTGGTGAGCTCGCGCAGATTTTTCATGAATGTGCGATCCGCAGCAATGTAGCCGGAGAGCATCGGCTCCATGATCACAGAAGAGATGAGGTCTGCTTTTTCTGTCAAAATGCGCTCGCATGCATCCCAGTCATTAAACGGCAGGATGACACTGTGATCGCGGTAGTAGTCAGGAGTACCGAGGGATTCAGGCACCGCCTGTGGCGATTGGGTCGTGCCAGCGAGGTCTGCCGTTGGGTTTACGCTCTGCAGAACATGGTCGTGTGCCCCATGATAGTGCCCTTCAAATTTGGCGATGTGGGATTTGCCGGTATACGCCGTAGCGAGGCGCAGGGCAAACAGAGTCGCTTCCAGTCCGGAGTTCGTAAAGCGTACTTGATCAAAGCTCGGGTACAGCTCGATCAGCTCGTCTGTCATTTCCATTTCCAGCGGATGAGTCGCGCCAAAGCTACTCGTCCCTTGCTCTGCCCACACCTTTTGGGTCGCTTTCAGTACCTCTGGATGAGCATGTCCGAGCATCAGAGCTCCATAGGAAAGCAAATAATCGACATAACGGTGACCGTCCAAATCGATCAGGCTGGCAGCTTCTGCTTTTTCAAAAATGATCGGAAACGGTGCAAAGAAGCGTAGATTGCCGTTTACGCCACCGGAAATCGTATGCTTAGCGCGCTCGAAAAAAGCCGCAGAGTTTGGTCGAGTCTTTTGAAAGGTAGTTTGCAACGATGAAATATTCATTTCATTACCTCCTTAGTTGTGAAATTATTATGGCATGAGCCGTTGTAATTTGCAATAATCATTTCATGCCTATGAATTTTACGAACAGGGGGAATTTTATGAAGACTAAGTTTGCGTTTTACATCTTAGGTGCTACCGTGCTGGGTGCAGCCTTTGGTCATTTTTTTCCGGAGCTCGGACGGGATATCAAGGTTCTCGGTGACATGTTTATCCGTTTGCTCAAAATGATTGTCATCCCGGTCATCGTCACGACCTTGCTCGTAGGGATCGCGGGGATCGGTGACATCAAACGGATGGGGCGAATTGGGATCAAAACGGTCATCTGGTTTGAACTGATTACCACACTGATTCTGTTTATCGGACTTGCCATCGCCAATATCGTGAAGCCGGGCAAAGGCATCGATCTCTCCAATATTCCTCAGGCAGATCTGTCTACGATCGCATCCAATACTTCGACCGTTCTCGATGGCAAAACCTTGCTTCTTCATATCATTCCTACCAATATCGTCGATGTGATGGCAAAGAATGATCTGCTGGCCGTTATTTTCTTCTGCATGCTATTTGGGATTGCTCTGGTCAAGCTTGGCAATGAAGCCAAACCGTTTGTGTCCATGCTGGAGATTGCCTCCAAAGCCTCCTTCCAGCTCGTGAACATGGTTATGCTGACAGCCCCGATCGGTGTGTTTGCCCTGATGTCAAACACCATAGGGACGTACGGAATCGCATTGATCGTTCCTCTTCTGAAGCTAATTGGTACCGCTTACCTGGGGCTGGCTGTGGTTGTGTTTGGACTCTTTTCCCTCGTTGCCCTGTTCCTGCGCGTTCCGATCAAGGAAATCTACAAAATGGTGTGGGATCTGATGATTGTCGGCGCATCGACAGGAAGCACGGAGACTGTCGTACCGCAGCTGATGCAACGATTGGAAAAGTACGGCGTCCCCAAGTACATCACGTCGTTCGTCATTCCTGCTGGCATGCCGCTCAACTCCGATGGAACCACCCTTTACTTGACGATTGCAGGGCCGTTTATCGCCCAAGCCTTTGGTATTGACATGTCGTGGCAGCAACAGCTGATGATGGTGCTCTTTTTCATCGTGACGAGTAAAGGTGTCGCAGCGGTGCCATCTTCGTCTATGGTCATATTGCTGGCGACGGTTACAGCAGTAGGCTTGCCGCCTGAAGGTGTCGCTCTGATCATC containing:
- a CDS encoding DMT family transporter; its protein translation is MKTQRISAGHLAAFVTILIWGMTYISTKLLLVDFTSIEILFFRFIIGYLTLLIVYPRRVKTRDFKEELLYIIAGLCGVTLFFLLENIALTYTFASNVGVIVSISPFFTAVLAHFSLEGETLRPRFLVGFVIAIIGIALIMCNGSFVLQLNPLGDLLAIIASIVWAAYSVFMRKISKLGYHTVGSTRKVFFYGLLFMLPALLTLDSTFDFSRFLSVPNLSNLLFLGFAASALCFVSWNWAVGILGAVKTSLYIYLVPVITIVASSLILHEKITWIAIVGAALTLVGLFVSEGTKQLGLKGKFFRQTGRDNQVSVKKSSY
- a CDS encoding MurR/RpiR family transcriptional regulator, with the protein product MNLRPTVLQKLSHMYPQMSPSQQAIADVILRDPEASAFYNVAEMAREANVSESTVTRFATFLGFSGFPGLSRELQEMVRSRLTTGQRFQLSRSITKAEQQTVVQHFEEDVHNLNLMMERIDLNALERIVQLLLAAKRIGIVSARSALALGTFFDFYLNLLNKDTLLFNGDPRTVDRIHRFQAEDVIVGIGFARYTRFTVDCLAIGKKRGARIIVITDYPSSPLVQYADEVLYTPTGIASHMESFVAPMSLLTAILRSMFHQDSEKATGLLTDLEEAWIGLGTYYDPNKS
- a CDS encoding pyridoxamine 5'-phosphate oxidase family protein, which codes for MSKMFQDVISTEEQFAELRSVYGQPGERAAKKVISYLDQHCRDFIAKSPFLSMATSHANGQCDVSPRGDQPGFVLVLDDHHLFIPERPGNRRLDSVQNIISNPQVGLLFLIPGLGETLRINGKAFVCRDQELLEKTAVNGRSPLFGIGVEIEECYAHCAKAIIRSGLWKSDSWLSEELLPSMPQMYVDHCKIPTMTAEQVEKELNESYTKRLY
- a CDS encoding ArsR/SmtB family transcription factor, with amino-acid sequence MNSSAAKHDVFQAIADPTRRQLLHLLVEQEMSVTTISGHFPMSRTAVSKHLRVLSEAGLVKEQKVGRETRYRMQPEPLLELKDWLSYYERFWENKMQALKRFVEEDPSENNVPANPRLVDRSPKKESR
- a CDS encoding tetratricopeptide repeat protein yields the protein MSTLKNQLRLNPHDTPAKLEAARLLMEKQQFGEALSYLEGISSLMQDSPEYLSDKGICLLKVNRVEEGLLLIEQALKANPRVKYGEPYLRVAEAHAKQNQSEKALASLEELAKINMSSCEVYYKQGVLYTELQQKEKAKQAYQEAVEVYRGLPSYKRRMERRWALLAWLKK
- a CDS encoding MFS transporter, with the translated sequence MSSKSNESGILEKQTSSIRCIIDSPEKQEGIYKRTLLIVVLSQIFGGAGLAAGVTVGALLAQDMLGTDSLAGIPAALLTLGSAVAALLVGRISQRHGRRVGLAAGFLAGGIGAIGVIFAAIAQNVPLLFISLLIYGAGTATNLQARYAGTDLAKPKQRATAVSIAMVSTTFGAVAGPNLVEVMGGFATSLGIPALAGPFILGAAAFILAGLVFLLFLRPDPLLVANAISEAQKVDQRNLSDWHTNKTATNNRGIIVGAVVMILTQIVMVAIMTMTPIHMKHHGHGLGEVGLVISIHIGAMYLPSLLTGVLVDKLGRTAMSFASGAILLAAGVTAALAPADSMALLITALALLGLGWNFGLISGTALIVDATHPSTRAKTQGTIDVLIALAGASGGALSGMVVANASYAILSLAGGFLSLLLIPVGIWYHRSQSVEKTESMTL
- a CDS encoding SRPBCC family protein — translated: MSNHANGTIPDIVQTLVFEAPLQKVWQAVSTAEGIAAWFMPNNFQAIEGQTFTIFSPYGDSPCEVKELDPPNRLVFSWGKDWVVTFSLKDLDGKTEFTLIHSGWSEDTVTEVGETHTVVRDRMNQGWDSSVLPKLRQFVEQ
- a CDS encoding LysE family translocator codes for the protein MFTISTLSTFIIIVIGLFLIPGPAVLLTATRTVQGGRQAGIMAGLGIATGDFIHTLFAAIGLSAILMTSATAFQVVKFAGAGYLLYLGIRSMLEKPTDPSLPQVAPMSNLRMYSQAILIEVLNPKTALFFLAFLPQFVHPENGASFLQFLVLGLLFVALSIMYTTLIAVSVRQLGRLVKRVPWMGRWSGKLVGVIYIGLGLKVAFQSR
- a CDS encoding sigma-70 family RNA polymerase sigma factor, whose protein sequence is MEIVQVPSGFCQSQQSDTHDRLIASEEFTQIYDAYYTRIYKYVCYRINNHYAAEEICSHIFEVVISKYSSFSPEKSNFEVWLFAIARNAVTDYFRSLKKKRAVFSLDSILDMVLAKPSPEDMVIQGDNNRALFLALAKLSDKERNIIAMKYAAGLKNSEIAELLGVSGSNIGVVLYRSLKKLQKELDKGGFLYE
- a CDS encoding AraC family ligand binding domain-containing protein, with translation MANEVRTVFFDKKLKIEAYCFQGIMQKFPNHFHDYYVLGFIEKGKRYLLCKNQEYITNAGDVIIFNPRDAHTCEQVDGKTLDYRSLNIPEDIMRQAVWEITGKEYLPRFTQTVLYHSELATSLRELHLMISEGDSAFKKEELFLFLIEQLIQEYSDTVPEHCTQEPTSELRLVCEYLESNYANPITLDQLSELTKISKYHLLRSFTKQNGISPYSYLETIRIGNAKKLLEQGVPPMEVAFQTGFSNQSHFSNFFKKMIGLTPKQYMKIFEPVTESLLPTSREIAK